One Prolixibacteraceae bacterium DNA segment encodes these proteins:
- a CDS encoding glycosyltransferase family 9 protein produces MKNILLFRLSAMGDVALTVPIIRAAAEANPQDHFTLVTRPFFAPFFEGIENLSLVFPDLKGKHKGTLGLIKFFFELKAQKRWDIVLDLHDVIRTRIWRTLFRLNRTSVFIIDKGREEKKKILKRKSSTPLKHVTERYLEVFHKAKIQTAPLEVTAIRPNPMAKEKARKLLSKWGTKNDIFIGIAPFAMHDPKMWGIENCRKLMDLVQQKYQVKFLLFGGGKEETTQLEALHNEHDGRFNMAGKYSFAEEIAMISSLDIMIAMDSSNMHIAALTGTKTISIWGGTDPIFGFSAFGQPEAYSIHIPHGKLKCRPCSIYGAKPCSEEEIFCMKYVTPSLVLNRLEEQGLLYS; encoded by the coding sequence TTGAAAAATATTCTACTTTTTCGTCTCTCAGCCATGGGAGATGTTGCGTTAACGGTTCCGATTATTAGAGCTGCAGCTGAAGCCAACCCACAAGATCACTTTACTCTGGTTACACGTCCTTTTTTTGCTCCTTTTTTTGAAGGTATAGAGAACCTTTCACTTGTCTTTCCTGACCTAAAAGGCAAACATAAAGGGACACTCGGATTGATCAAATTCTTCTTTGAACTGAAAGCCCAAAAAAGATGGGACATTGTCTTGGATCTCCATGATGTGATTAGAACCCGTATTTGGAGAACTCTTTTTCGTCTGAATAGAACTTCTGTATTCATTATCGATAAAGGTCGAGAAGAGAAAAAAAAGATTCTCAAAAGAAAGTCTTCGACTCCTTTAAAACATGTAACAGAGCGATATTTAGAAGTATTTCATAAAGCAAAAATACAAACAGCTCCATTAGAAGTTACTGCAATTAGGCCCAATCCTATGGCTAAAGAAAAAGCCCGTAAATTGTTGTCTAAATGGGGTACTAAGAATGATATTTTTATTGGAATTGCTCCATTTGCAATGCATGATCCTAAAATGTGGGGCATTGAGAATTGCAGAAAATTAATGGATTTGGTTCAACAAAAATATCAGGTTAAGTTTCTTCTTTTTGGTGGAGGAAAAGAGGAGACGACACAACTTGAAGCATTACATAACGAACATGATGGTCGCTTTAATATGGCTGGTAAATACTCTTTCGCTGAAGAAATCGCCATGATTTCAAGTCTAGATATCATGATTGCGATGGATTCTTCAAATATGCATATAGCAGCGTTAACAGGAACTAAGACCATTTCCATTTGGGGAGGTACGGATCCTATCTTCGGTTTTTCCGCTTTTGGACAACCAGAAGCTTATAGTATTCATATTCCTCATGGCAAGCTAAAATGTAGACCATGCTCAATATATGGTGCCAAACCATGTAGTGAGGAAGAGATCTTCTGTATGAAGTATGTTACTCCGTCTTTAGTCTTAAACAGACTTGAAGAGCAGGGATTGCTCTATTCTTAA
- a CDS encoding lipopolysaccharide kinase InaA family protein has protein sequence MIKKKVEVSPYFNEYKEWLEALDANFDKEGELIYSGRNNVKKFNQGKVCLNVKSFKTPNMVNKFVYGHLRDSKAKRSYDYATRLLSYGVATPTPIGYVEIYKNGLFFKSYYISIQHVYDFTIREVLEYHVSNREAIMSQFIDYTFEKIHKNGVFHLDYSPGNILINMKEDGMFDFSLIDLNRMKFMEIDYKKGLYNLRQFDADKETLIQMGMLYARKWRKDPDEGARLLIEFDHAYKHKRVVKHRYKRFFKVLRFWK, from the coding sequence ATGATAAAGAAAAAGGTAGAAGTATCCCCATATTTTAATGAGTATAAAGAATGGCTTGAAGCTCTAGATGCTAATTTTGATAAAGAGGGGGAGCTAATCTATTCCGGTAGAAATAATGTCAAGAAATTTAACCAAGGAAAGGTTTGCTTGAATGTTAAATCATTCAAAACTCCCAATATGGTTAATAAGTTTGTGTATGGTCATCTTCGTGATTCAAAGGCAAAAAGATCGTATGATTATGCAACGAGACTTCTGTCTTATGGAGTAGCTACACCTACTCCTATAGGATATGTGGAAATCTATAAGAATGGACTCTTTTTTAAAAGTTACTATATCTCCATACAACATGTATATGATTTTACGATTCGTGAAGTTTTAGAATATCATGTCTCTAATAGGGAGGCTATTATGTCTCAATTTATCGATTATACTTTTGAAAAAATTCATAAAAATGGTGTATTTCATTTAGATTATTCTCCAGGGAACATCTTGATCAATATGAAGGAAGATGGAATGTTTGATTTCTCTTTGATCGATTTGAATCGAATGAAGTTCATGGAGATAGATTATAAAAAGGGTTTATATAATCTTCGTCAATTTGATGCCGATAAAGAGACCTTAATACAAATGGGCATGCTGTATGCACGCAAGTGGAGGAAAGATCCGGATGAGGGTGCACGTCTACTTATTGAGTTTGATCATGCCTACAAACATAAGCGTGTGGTAAAACATCGATACAAACGTTTCTTTAAAGTTCTTCGTTTTTGGAAATAG
- a CDS encoding nitroreductase family protein — protein sequence MIHQLHQHRTIRKYTSQPIGKDLLNDILEAGVRASNTGNMQMYSIIVTECQEKKDALSPAHFNQPMIKNAPVVLTICADFRRVHQWCDINNTEGSYNNLMWLLNETVDAMLVAQNISVAAEAKGLGLCYLGTTVYNAPQIIDILSLPKGVIPITTITLGWPDETPVLTDRLPLDAVVHFETYKELSDTDIQNLYKEKEMLDESIRFVQENGKENLAQVYAEVRYKKEDSIHFSKVLEKTLRSQGFDL from the coding sequence ATGATCCATCAACTTCATCAACATAGAACTATTAGAAAGTATACATCTCAACCTATTGGGAAGGATCTTTTAAATGACATTTTGGAAGCAGGTGTTCGTGCATCAAACACTGGAAATATGCAAATGTATTCCATTATCGTTACTGAGTGTCAAGAGAAGAAGGATGCACTTTCTCCTGCACATTTTAATCAACCAATGATTAAAAATGCCCCCGTAGTATTAACGATATGTGCAGATTTCAGACGAGTACATCAATGGTGTGATATAAATAATACCGAAGGCAGTTATAACAATCTGATGTGGTTGTTGAATGAAACAGTAGATGCTATGCTTGTTGCTCAAAATATTAGTGTTGCTGCTGAAGCCAAGGGATTGGGTTTATGTTATCTAGGAACTACTGTGTATAATGCACCTCAAATAATAGATATTCTTTCTCTACCTAAGGGGGTAATTCCGATTACTACCATTACTTTAGGTTGGCCAGATGAGACACCTGTGTTAACAGACCGTCTCCCTTTAGATGCTGTTGTTCATTTTGAGACCTATAAAGAGTTGAGTGATACAGACATTCAAAATCTATACAAAGAGAAGGAGATGTTGGATGAAAGTATTCGTTTTGTTCAAGAAAATGGTAAAGAAAATTTAGCTCAAGTGTATGCGGAAGTGAGATACAAAAAAGAAGATAGTATTCATTTTAGTAAAGTGCTTGAAAAGACATTGCGTTCTCAAGGGTTTGATTTATAG